One window from the genome of Microcebus murinus isolate Inina chromosome X, M.murinus_Inina_mat1.0, whole genome shotgun sequence encodes:
- the LOC105881041 gene encoding small ribosomal subunit protein eS4, X isoform-like, translating into MARGPKKHLKRVAAPKHWMLDRLTGVFAPRPSTGPQKLRECLPLIIFLRNRLKYALTGDEVKKICMQCFIKIDDKVRTDITYPAGFMDVISIDKTGENFRLIYDTKGRFAVHRITPEEAKYKLCKVRKIFVGTKGIPHLVTHDARTIRYPDPLIKVNDTIQIDLETGKITDFIKFDTGNLCMVTGGANLGRIGVITNRERHPGSFDVVHVKDANGNSFATCLSNIFVIGKGNKPWISLPRGKGIRLTIAEERDKRLAAKQSSG; encoded by the coding sequence ATGGCCCGCGGTCCCAAGAAGCATCTGAAGCGTGTAGCAGCTCCAAAGCATTGGATGCTGGATAGGCTGACCGGTGTGTTTGCTCCTCGTCCATCCACCGGTCCCCAGAAGCTGAGAGAGTGTCTCCCactcatcattttcctaagaaacaggcttaagtATGCCCTGACAGGAGATGAAGTGAAGAAGATCTGCATGCAGTGCTTCATTAAAATCGATGACAAGGTCCGAACTGATATAACCTACCCTGCTGGATTTATGGATGTCATCAGCATtgacaagactggagagaatttccgtctgatttatgacaccaagggtcgctttgctgttcatcgtatcacacctgaggaggccaagtacaagttgtgcaaagtgagaaaaatctttgtgggcacaaaaggaatccctcatctggtgactcatgatgctcgtaccatccgctatcctgatccactcatcaaagtgaatgacaccattcagattgatttggagactggcaagattactgatttcatcaagtttgacacTGGTAACCTGTGTATGGTAACTGGAGGCGCTAACCTGGGAAGAATTGGTGTGAtcaccaacagagaaagacatcccgggtcttttgatgtggttcacgtgaaagatgccaatggcaacagctttgccacttgcctctccaacattttcgttattggcaaaggcaacaaaccatggatttctcttcctcgAGGAAAAGGTATCCGCCTCACCATCGCTGAAGAGAGGGATAAGAGACTGGCAGccaaacagagcagtgggtga